One window of Salegentibacter sp. Hel_I_6 genomic DNA carries:
- a CDS encoding LysE family translocator: MEETKLFLITYLAALLGVIPPGLVNMTVAKTCVEKGKKNGLYVAFGATIVVIIQATVAVLLAKYIFGNEFVQNILLRAGLVIFILLAVYFFIQAKKRGGIEHKSRKANSNSIFKGMLVAALNIFPVPYFVAIAGALNIGTGISYDWSRIIAFVLAASMGSFTTLYIYVISFIRIEKQAEAFSKYSNYFMTALMLVLIIVTLLRIYYS, translated from the coding sequence TTGGAGGAAACAAAACTTTTTCTAATCACTTATTTGGCGGCCTTACTTGGGGTAATACCTCCAGGTTTGGTGAATATGACAGTGGCTAAAACCTGTGTTGAAAAAGGAAAGAAAAACGGACTTTACGTTGCGTTCGGTGCTACTATTGTAGTGATTATTCAGGCAACCGTGGCCGTGCTACTCGCTAAATATATATTCGGAAATGAATTTGTGCAGAATATTTTATTGCGGGCTGGTCTTGTAATATTTATTCTCCTGGCGGTTTACTTTTTTATTCAGGCAAAGAAACGAGGAGGTATAGAACATAAATCCCGCAAAGCAAATTCCAACAGTATTTTTAAAGGAATGCTTGTGGCCGCCCTTAACATTTTTCCCGTTCCTTATTTTGTGGCTATAGCCGGTGCACTTAATATTGGAACAGGTATTTCTTACGATTGGTCCCGAATTATAGCATTTGTTTTGGCTGCATCTATGGGAAGTTTTACCACCTTGTATATATACGTGATTTCTTTTATTAGAATTGAAAAACAAGCGGAAGCTTTTTCAAAATACTCTAATTATTTTATGACAGCCCTTATGCTGGTATTGATAATTGTAACACTACTTAGAATTTATTACTCTTAA
- a CDS encoding MGMT family protein, translating to MEEKNFFERVYEVVRQIPKGKVTSYGAIAKSVGASKSARMVGYAMNSAKDLEDVPAHRVVNRNGLLTGKSHFEDHNAMQEMLEEEGVPVKDLKVQNFEKYFWDPMRDLK from the coding sequence TTGGAAGAAAAGAACTTTTTTGAAAGGGTTTATGAGGTAGTAAGACAAATACCAAAAGGAAAAGTAACTTCTTATGGCGCCATTGCAAAAAGTGTTGGTGCATCAAAAAGTGCCAGGATGGTTGGTTACGCAATGAATTCGGCTAAAGATCTTGAAGATGTTCCTGCACATCGGGTGGTGAATAGAAATGGTTTGCTTACCGGTAAGAGTCATTTTGAAGATCACAATGCTATGCAAGAGATGTTAGAAGAAGAAGGAGTGCCGGTTAAGGATTTGAAAGTGCAGAATTTTGAAAAGTATTTTTGGGATCCTATGAGAGATTTAAAATAG
- a CDS encoding Mrp/NBP35 family ATP-binding protein, which produces MKLDRKEILKSLETISVAGDGKNMVESGAVQNVMTFGDEVVVDLVLETPALHIKKRAEVDIMKAIHEQVNQKAKVKVNIKVESADKKPEIKGKNIPGISNIIAVASGKGGVGKSTVTANLAVTLSKMGFKVGILDADIYGPSIPMMFDVETEKPLSVTVDGKSKMKPIENYGVKVLSIGFFTKPNQAVVWRGPMAAKALNQMIFDAAWGELDFLLIDLPPGTGDIHLSIMQSLPITGAVVVSTPQNVALADAKKGVAMFRQESINVPVLGIVENMAYFTPEELPENKYYIFGKQGAKNLAEDIDAPFLGEIPLVQSLRESGDIGHPAALQTATPLEAAFEDITRNMVQETVNRNKSLPPTEAIKITTMAGCSAVKKK; this is translated from the coding sequence ATGAAGTTAGACAGAAAAGAAATATTAAAATCGCTGGAAACTATTTCTGTAGCCGGAGACGGTAAAAATATGGTGGAGAGTGGTGCAGTTCAAAATGTAATGACTTTTGGCGATGAGGTTGTAGTAGACCTGGTTTTAGAAACCCCTGCCTTACATATTAAAAAGAGGGCTGAAGTGGACATTATGAAAGCTATTCACGAGCAAGTAAATCAAAAAGCTAAAGTTAAAGTAAACATTAAAGTAGAATCGGCAGATAAGAAACCTGAAATCAAAGGAAAAAATATTCCTGGAATTTCTAATATTATAGCAGTAGCTTCTGGAAAAGGCGGAGTTGGTAAATCTACGGTAACTGCTAATCTTGCCGTGACTTTATCTAAAATGGGCTTTAAAGTAGGGATTTTAGATGCCGATATTTATGGGCCATCTATCCCTATGATGTTTGACGTAGAAACGGAGAAACCTCTTTCGGTAACTGTAGATGGTAAATCTAAAATGAAACCTATTGAGAATTACGGAGTAAAAGTACTTTCTATTGGTTTTTTTACTAAACCTAATCAGGCAGTAGTTTGGCGTGGGCCAATGGCGGCCAAAGCGCTAAATCAAATGATTTTTGATGCCGCCTGGGGCGAACTGGATTTTCTTTTAATAGATCTGCCTCCGGGAACTGGTGATATTCATCTTTCAATAATGCAATCCCTACCTATAACTGGAGCGGTTGTGGTAAGTACGCCGCAAAATGTGGCTTTAGCTGATGCTAAAAAAGGAGTTGCCATGTTCCGCCAGGAAAGTATAAATGTGCCTGTTTTAGGAATAGTAGAAAATATGGCATATTTTACTCCAGAAGAGCTTCCTGAAAATAAATATTATATTTTTGGAAAACAAGGTGCTAAAAACCTTGCTGAAGATATTGATGCTCCATTTTTAGGTGAAATTCCCCTGGTGCAAAGTTTAAGGGAGTCTGGCGATATTGGCCATCCTGCAGCTTTGCAAACCGCTACGCCTTTAGAAGCGGCTTTTGAGGATATTACCCGAAATATGGTTCAGGAAACAGTAAATAGAAATAAAAGTCTGCCTCCAACTGAAGCGATAAAGATTACCACAATGGCCGGATGCAGTGCAGTAAAAAAGAAATAA
- a CDS encoding NifU family protein, which yields MTSEEVKLNVEKALAEIRPFLESDGGNISLVSIENDRLVKVRLEGACVDCTVNQMTLKSGVEMTIKKYAPQIESVVNIQK from the coding sequence ATGACGAGCGAAGAAGTTAAATTAAATGTAGAAAAGGCCCTTGCCGAAATTCGTCCTTTTTTGGAGAGTGACGGGGGGAATATTTCCCTGGTTTCTATCGAAAACGACCGCCTGGTTAAAGTTCGTTTAGAAGGAGCCTGTGTAGATTGCACGGTAAACCAGATGACTCTTAAATCTGGAGTAGAAATGACTATTAAAAAATATGCACCACAAATAGAGAGTGTGGTTAATATTCAAAAGTAA
- a CDS encoding NAD(P)/FAD-dependent oxidoreductase: protein MIKTDILIIGAGPTGLFAVFEAGLLKLKCHLIDALPQPGGQCSEIYPKKPIYDIPGFPEVLAGDLVTNLMEQIKPFEPGFTLGERAQTIDKQEDGSFIVTTNKGTKHHAPVVVIAGGLGSFEPRKPPIPNITDFEDKGVAYIIREPEDYRDKKVVIAGGGDSALDWAIYLADVASEVSLVHRRNDFRGALDSVEKVEELSKIGKINLITNAEVTDLQGEDELESVVITHKASASEKEIKETDYFIPLFGLSPKLGPIADWGLEIEKNAIKVDNAYDYQTNIPGVYAIGDVNTYPGKLKLILCGFHEAAIMCQSAYQRIFPDKKYVMKYTTVSGVSGFDGSKKEAKKEVVKSIN, encoded by the coding sequence ATGATCAAAACCGATATACTTATCATTGGCGCAGGGCCAACAGGCCTTTTCGCGGTTTTTGAAGCAGGATTATTAAAGTTAAAATGCCATCTAATAGATGCGCTTCCCCAACCGGGAGGGCAGTGTTCAGAGATCTATCCTAAGAAACCTATTTATGATATTCCGGGGTTTCCCGAAGTTTTAGCAGGGGATCTCGTTACTAATTTAATGGAGCAAATAAAACCTTTTGAACCTGGGTTTACCCTGGGCGAAAGGGCCCAAACCATAGACAAACAGGAAGACGGTAGTTTTATAGTGACTACAAATAAGGGAACAAAACATCACGCCCCGGTGGTGGTAATTGCCGGTGGCCTCGGGAGTTTTGAACCCAGAAAACCACCTATTCCGAACATTACTGATTTTGAAGATAAAGGGGTGGCTTATATTATTCGGGAACCCGAAGATTATCGCGATAAAAAGGTAGTTATTGCCGGTGGAGGTGATTCAGCCTTAGATTGGGCTATTTATTTAGCCGATGTTGCTTCAGAAGTTTCCCTGGTACACCGAAGAAATGATTTTCGTGGCGCTTTAGATTCCGTGGAAAAAGTAGAAGAACTTTCTAAAATTGGGAAAATAAACCTTATTACCAATGCTGAGGTAACCGATCTTCAGGGAGAAGATGAACTGGAAAGTGTAGTAATTACCCACAAAGCATCTGCTTCAGAAAAGGAAATCAAGGAAACCGATTACTTTATTCCGTTGTTTGGGCTTTCGCCTAAATTGGGTCCTATCGCAGATTGGGGGCTGGAAATAGAAAAAAACGCAATAAAAGTTGATAATGCTTACGATTATCAAACCAATATCCCGGGTGTTTACGCTATTGGCGATGTAAATACGTATCCCGGCAAGTTAAAGCTTATTCTTTGTGGTTTTCACGAAGCAGCCATTATGTGCCAGAGTGCTTACCAACGCATTTTTCCAGATAAGAAATATGTGATGAAGTACACCACCGTTAGCGGTGTTAGCGGATTTGATGGCAGTAAAAAAGAAGCGAAAAAAGAAGTAGTAAAAAGTATAAATTAA
- a CDS encoding 2Fe-2S iron-sulfur cluster-binding protein has translation MSDIKITIIDREGEAHVVDAPTDMNMNLMEVVRSYELAAEGTIGICGGMAMCASCQCYILNFEHMLPEQSIEEEDMLDQAFFVEDNSRLSCQIPITEDLDGLEVKLAPEAP, from the coding sequence ATGTCTGATATTAAAATAACAATTATAGACCGGGAAGGGGAAGCCCACGTGGTAGATGCTCCAACAGATATGAATATGAACCTTATGGAGGTAGTTCGTTCCTATGAGCTTGCTGCTGAAGGTACTATTGGGATTTGCGGCGGCATGGCAATGTGTGCCTCCTGCCAGTGCTATATTCTTAATTTCGAACATATGCTCCCAGAGCAAAGTATTGAAGAAGAAGATATGTTGGATCAGGCGTTTTTTGTGGAAGATAATAGTCGTTTAAGCTGCCAGATTCCTATTACCGAAGATTTAGATGGATTAGAAGTAAAACTCGCTCCTGAAGCACCTTAA
- a CDS encoding DUF3050 domain-containing protein yields MGYENRINEVNKALQPKINQLLEHSLYQKITTPEHLQIFMEHHVFAVWDFMSLLTALQEKLTKTTNPWVPVGNPETRYLINEIVLAEETDVNSFGKHQSHFEMYLDAMEKSGADTGRIKNFLLQVTHGTDIFLLIAATKLPHNIKIFLKNTFEVITEGRSHKIASAFTFGREGLIPGMFTSIIEKVQQNFPKEDLSLFKYYFDRHIELDADEHGPMAFKMVAELCGNDDEKWQEAQQIAEEALDARLELWRGIEEEISENISSKNLQTI; encoded by the coding sequence ATGGGATACGAAAATAGGATAAACGAGGTAAATAAAGCATTACAACCTAAAATAAACCAACTTTTAGAACATTCCTTATATCAAAAAATAACCACTCCAGAACATTTGCAAATCTTTATGGAGCACCATGTTTTTGCTGTTTGGGATTTTATGTCCTTGCTTACCGCTTTACAGGAAAAACTTACCAAAACTACGAATCCGTGGGTTCCTGTTGGTAATCCTGAAACCCGATATCTTATCAACGAAATTGTCCTTGCTGAAGAAACAGATGTGAATTCTTTCGGAAAACATCAAAGCCATTTTGAGATGTACCTGGATGCTATGGAAAAAAGCGGTGCAGATACCGGCAGGATAAAAAACTTTTTGCTGCAGGTAACTCATGGCACCGATATTTTTTTATTGATTGCAGCCACAAAACTTCCGCATAACATAAAAATTTTTCTAAAGAATACTTTCGAAGTAATTACCGAAGGAAGATCCCATAAGATCGCTTCAGCCTTTACATTTGGTCGTGAAGGCCTTATTCCCGGGATGTTTACTTCTATTATAGAAAAGGTGCAGCAAAACTTCCCAAAAGAAGATCTAAGCCTTTTCAAGTATTATTTTGATCGTCACATAGAATTAGATGCCGACGAACACGGGCCAATGGCTTTTAAAATGGTAGCAGAACTCTGTGGGAATGATGATGAAAAATGGCAGGAAGCGCAGCAAATTGCCGAAGAAGCGTTAGATGCCAGGTTGGAACTGTGGCGAGGTATTGAAGAAGAAATTTCAGAAAATATAAGTTCTAAAAACTTGCAGACAATTTAA